A region from the Palaemon carinicauda isolate YSFRI2023 chromosome 9, ASM3689809v2, whole genome shotgun sequence genome encodes:
- the LOC137646562 gene encoding KRAB-A domain-containing protein 2-like: protein MSESIELKFREELLSRYEKCSKYLIPKDAYFPMIEDIRRASERKNTKSRLEYYLLSKYEVLQYGDLEKIIKKRQTLDETPGYYVSIEDTFHIVKRARVATGYGGRDRMTKELQMKYANIQRETIELFKSLCLECQKKRKRPMTKGVVVKPILSTEFSSRGQVDLIDMQSMSCRTFKWIMVYQDHLTKFCVLRPLTSKRAAEVAFQLADIFLLLGAPVILQSDNGSEFKAQIITELRFLWPELSIVHGKPRHPQSQGSVERANGDIKDMLVAWMADNNSTDWATGIKFVQFSKNSAYHAGIKRSPYAAMFGVNAQVRLTSTSLPQEIISCLQSEQDLITMLQQQETDANEPETEAEADINEPK from the coding sequence ATGTCTGAGAGCATAGAGTTAAAATTTCGTGAAGAGTTATTATCTAGGTATGAGAAGTGTTCCAAGTATCTCATTCCGAAAGACGCTTATTTTCCAATGATTGAGGACATTCGTAGAGCTAgcgaaagaaagaacacgaaaagtcGTCTCGAATATTACCTTCTGAGTAAATATGAAGTGTTACAGTATGGGgatcttgagaaaattattaagaaacgaCAAACTCTAGACGAAACACCGGGGTACTATGTCTCCATTGAGGACACATTTCACATAGTTAAAAGAGCACGCGTTGCAACTGGTTATGGCGGTCGAGACAGAATGACAAAAGAACTCCAAATGAAATATGCCAACATTCAGCGAGAAACAATTGAACTATTCAAGTCGTTATGCCTAGAATGCCAGAAAAAGAGAAAGCGACCAATGACAAAGGGTGTCGTAGTTAAACCTATTCTGAGTACTGAATTTTCATCACGTGGCCAGGTTGATCTCATAGACATGCAGTCTATGTCATGTAGAACCTTCAAATGGATTATGGTTTACCAAGACCATCTGACAAAGTTCTGCGTTCTACGTCCGCTCACATCAAAGCGTGCAGCTGAGGTAGCATTCCAACTTGCTGATATCTTTCTACTTCTGGGTGCTCCTGTAATCCTTCAATCAGACAATGGTTCTGAGTTTAAAGCTCAGATTATTACTGAACTACGTTTTTTGTGGCCTGAATTGTCAATCGTTCATGGCAAGCCTAGACATCCACAGAGCCAAGGCTCTGTTGAGCGAGCAAATGGTGACATAAAAGACATGCTTGTAGCGTGGATGGCTGACAATAACTCAACGGACTGGGCTACAGGCatcaaatttgttcagttttccaagAATTCGGCTTACCATGCAGGGATCAAAAGAAGTCCATATGCTGCAATGTTCGGTGTGAATGCCCAAGTCAGACTGACGTCAACATCACTTCCACAAGAAATCATCAGTTGCCTGCAGTCTGAGCAAGACCTTATAACAATGCTTCAGCAGCAAGAAACAGATGCCAACGAGCCTGAAACAGAAGCAGAAGCTGATATCAATGAACCCAAGTGA
- the LOC137646563 gene encoding uncharacterized protein, translating into MNETEQEPEPLSQHQMNLDQLHNSISSQRLAANEYQRQQAERMVKRSRTELVAGEIGDNIALPIPLVDRGRGDPRNILGVIVSRSMNDQYRVATISGILKGSYSRNQFDICPKRLLKESDINNDIEISLREAVIKSSISGGQGSVKCSCNGPKKCQTNRCKCFKCNSRCYNSLICVNK; encoded by the coding sequence ATGAATGAGACTGAACAAGAGCCAGAACCACTATCCCAGCATCAAATGAACCTTGATCAACTTCATAACAGTATCAGCTCCCAACGATTAGCAGCAAATGAATATCAGAGACAacaagcagaacgtatggttaaGAGGAGCCGAACAGAATTAGTAGCAGGTGAGATAGGAGACAACATTGCTCTTCCAATTCCATTGGTTGATCGAGGTCGTGGAGACCCAAGGAACATCCTAGGTGTTATTGTGAGTAGGAGCATGAACGACCAATACAGAGTGGCCACCATAAGTGGTATTCTAAAAGGAAGCTATTCCAGGAATCAGTTTGACATTTGTCCCAAGAGATTGCTGAAAGAAAGTGACATTAACAATGACATTGAAATTTCTCTCCGAGAAGCCGTTATCAAATCCTCTATCAGTGGAGGACAAGGTTCTGTTAAGTGTTCATGCAATGGTCCCAAAAAATGTCAAACAAACAGATGcaaatgtttcaaatgcaatagtAGATGCTACAATAGCCTCatctgtgtaaataaataa